A stretch of Clostridium sp. BJN0001 DNA encodes these proteins:
- a CDS encoding phage tail sheath C-terminal domain-containing protein: protein MTVKQPNIDIAFKQKATSAINRSDRGIAIIILKNDVTENCPGYAVYKEITEFESAKSKYNEANQLAVNDIFTFPPSKVIVVNSDTVANAIIEIEKNTMTGWISIADGTAEDFSTLISWIKSKESKKRTYKAITYKASSTDCKHIVNFTNDKVKFKDSRGEVDGVKYLPTLLGILAFCGGNNKSATYFKCTNLESVTAFEDYDAELAKGDLVLFNDTNYVRIVQAINTLITYDGEKATEDMSFIENVEVMDMIQDDIRDVFRETYLGNYKNKLDNQMLLISAINGYFKGLADGDLLDSEYNNVSSINVAAQRQVWITSGKDDASTWTDAKVKQSTFKRDVYLAGDIKILGSMTNLKFDISLF from the coding sequence ATGACAGTTAAGCAGCCAAACATTGATATTGCATTCAAGCAGAAAGCAACAAGTGCAATTAACAGAAGTGACAGAGGAATTGCTATTATTATTCTTAAAAATGATGTAACTGAAAATTGTCCAGGTTATGCAGTTTATAAGGAAATAACAGAATTTGAATCTGCAAAAAGCAAATATAATGAAGCTAATCAGTTAGCAGTAAATGATATATTTACTTTTCCCCCATCCAAAGTAATAGTTGTAAATTCGGATACAGTTGCTAATGCTATTATTGAAATTGAAAAGAATACTATGACAGGATGGATAAGTATAGCAGATGGAACTGCAGAAGATTTTTCAACTTTAATCAGCTGGATAAAATCGAAAGAATCTAAAAAGAGAACATATAAGGCAATTACTTATAAAGCTTCAAGCACAGACTGTAAACATATTGTAAACTTTACAAATGATAAAGTAAAATTCAAAGATAGCAGAGGAGAAGTAGATGGAGTAAAATATTTGCCTACACTTCTTGGAATATTAGCTTTTTGCGGAGGAAACAATAAATCAGCAACCTATTTCAAATGCACTAATCTTGAAAGCGTTACTGCATTTGAAGATTATGATGCAGAATTAGCAAAAGGCGATTTAGTATTATTTAACGATACTAATTATGTAAGGATAGTTCAGGCTATTAATACTCTTATTACTTATGATGGAGAAAAAGCTACAGAAGATATGTCATTCATTGAAAATGTTGAGGTCATGGACATGATTCAAGATGATATAAGAGATGTATTCAGAGAAACTTACTTAGGAAACTATAAGAATAAGCTTGATAATCAGATGCTTCTTATAAGTGCAATTAATGGATATTTCAAAGGCCTTGCAGATGGAGATTTATTAGATTCTGAATACAATAATGTTTCTAGTATTAATGTTGCAGCACAAAGACAGGTTTGGATTACAAGCGGAAAAGATGATGCAAGCACTTGGACAGATGCAAAGGTAAAACAGAGTACATTCAAAAGAGATG